In Eupeodes corollae chromosome 3, idEupCoro1.1, whole genome shotgun sequence, a single genomic region encodes these proteins:
- the LOC129950884 gene encoding calnexin, translated as MRRKYLGLFSVLLVLNFAYCQQEFVDGYEPDSEEILGDDDVATVENVDEEIVYESPKYDASKFHFVDHFDDIEKSEKSWTRSQAKKDDIAEEIAKYDGVWKFESPQRIVWKDDIGLVLKSKAKHAAISSPLKKPFKFEDKPLVVQYEVTMQEGQECGGSYIKLLSSGKNTEDLKKFNDKTPYTIMFGPDKCGNDIKLHFIFRHVNPINGSIEEKHCRKPKERLEEPFKDKLPHLYQLIVKPDNTFQISVDHKVINEGSLLNDFNPAVNPPSEIDDPTDKKPEGWDEREKIPDPDAEKPSDWDEDAPPQIPDPSAAKPEGWLDDEPEMIPDANALKPEDWDTEIDGEWEAPLVDNPVCEKAVGCGPWKAPLVQNKEFKGKWRAPLIDNPNYLGKWKPRRIPNPDFFEDLNPFAMTAISAVGIELWSMSSDILFDNLIITDDIEVAKDFSSKTFDIKRKYIDKESETFLNKMMQYLYENPWVWQISIVLLGTPLVFSLYRLISGSKKDSAENKKTDEVTPDDDNEEKKDNQTHADKESKKPSSPKAKKADLEVKSTPDQTPPNSAASSEEEEQEELVVEREEEAGKQNSEAAQETEERTTPPAAEGTRKRRPRKD; from the exons ggtgACGACGATGTTGCTACCGTTGAGAACGTAGATGAAGAAATCGTTTACGAAAGTCCAAAATACGATGCGAGTAAATTCCATTTCGTAGATCATTTTGACGATATTGAAAAATCGGAAAAATCCTGGACTCGTTCTCAAGCCAAGAAAGATGACATTGCTGAAGAAATTGCCAAGTACGATGGTGTCTGGAAGTTTGAATCTCCGCAAAGAATTGTTTGGAAGGATGACATTGGTCTCGTTTTAAAATCCAAAGCCAAACATGCTGCAATCTCATCACCTCTGAAAAAACCCTTCAAGTTTGAAGATAAACCACTTGTAGTTCAATATGAAGTCACAATGCAG GAAGGTCAAGAATGCGGAGGTTCATACATAAAGCTTTTATCTTCTGGAAAGAATACTGAAGATCTTAAAAAG TTCAATGACAAGACCCCATACACTATCATGTTCGGCCCAGATAAATGTGGAAATGACATCAAATTGCATTTCATTTTCCGTCATGTTAATCCCATTAATGGCTCCATAGAAGAGAAACACTGCCGCAAACCCaa GGAACGTTTAGAAGAACCATTCAAAGATAAATTGCCTCATTTGTATCAACTAATCGTGAAGCCAGACAATACATTCCAAATAAGCGTTGACCATAAAGTTATTAATGAGGGTTCGTTGCTTAACGACTTCAATCCGGCAGTTAATCCACCAAGTGAAATCGATGACCCAACTGACAAAAAACCAGAAGGATGGGATGAACGTGAAAAG ATTCCTGATCCAGATGCAGAAAAACCTAGCGATTGGGATGAAGATGCACCACCACAAATTCCCGACCCATCAGCAGCTAAACCCGAGGGTTGGTTGGACGATGAGCCTGAAATGATCCCCGACGCTAATGCGCTCAAACCTGAAGACTGGGATACAGAAATTGATGGTGAATGGGAAGCTCCTCTGGTGGATAACCCTGTGTGTGAGAAGGCTGTCGGATGCGGACCATGGAAAGCACCTCTTGTTCAGAacaaggaattcaaaggcaaatGGCGTGCACCTTTGATAGACAATCCAAACTACCTCGGCAAATGGAAGCCACGTCGCATTCCAAACCCTGATTTCTTCGAAGATCTTAATCCATTTGCAATGACTGCTATt TCAGCTGTAGGTATTGAGTTGTGGTCAATGTCAAGCGatattttgtttgacaacttgaTCATCACAGATGATATTGAAGTGGCAAAGGACTTCTCTTCAAAAACCTTCGACATCAAGAGGAAATATATTGACAAAGAATCG GagacatttttgaacaaaatgatGCAGTATTTGTATGAAAATCCTTGGGTTTGGCAAATAAGTATTGTTCTGCTAGGAACACCGCTAGTATTTTCCTTGTATAGACTCATTAGTGGCTCGAAAAAG gactctgcagaaaataaaaaaaccgatgAAGTTACTCCAGATGACGACAATGAGGAAAAGAAAGATAACCAAACTCATGCTGATAAAGAAAGCAAGAAACCATCTAGTCCCAAAGCTAAGAAGGCTGATTTAGAAGTTAAGAGCACTCCAGACCAAACACCGCCCAACAGTGCGGCTAGTAGTGAAGAAGAAGAACAGGAGGAGCTAGTTGTGGAGAGAGAAGAGGAAGCTGGAAAGCAAAATTCCGAAGCTGCCCAAGAGACTGAa GAACGAACAACGCCCCCAGCCGCTGAAGGTACTCGAAAGCGTAGGCCACGCAAAGATTAG
- the LOC129952121 gene encoding zinc finger imprinted 2, translating into MEEHINPTILDNFENNCESMDIKRTNQQGVLRGVVDSGNLQFMNIHSRDQEFIDHTLLGPEYIGNTISNSFMIDLMDEEQHDPSVQASADCPIASLGSNEAFPSEAQLHTILQFVNRQGHVRNQPGINIVESSNDHLIHHSDKDIIESEFLAIHGNLLNDQNFKLFCSQQIIPIQEGLGSDLNVPPLQSLPATSSLPTTTTWLKKETYKDPPQETPDLMGGPLGATAKKVLPHKKRISKKLKNLDKDEVANFDMAISPESPPRINRFVVSNGSHYECELCGAVSETQVQFFSHLKGHYEPSSIVKETECPMQRIPTTSIIAVVDEPVLKETESPSTAVVQDHQVFNEVELNFDNFNEVVELTAQEHHHQQHHENAPSSTDMKILDSNSIEECMEYVVQAQEPTQVVCNVHEEVEFSDTEDMLEGIRGVVDKVSIDDTSNDLDMHPRDISKESWFTNNAFNGIPFKEEIITNEDFERRTDLMQMATTHETADDHKTPINSPSEFKDEDFNDNTHEGGSSELNDSINVQENANVKRRGRPRSTAVKKPPKVPHTDDDDESSQEFPDNNKRRYICTKCNREFNSCNALKYHNLSHTGERPHQCEVCGKSFYAQSALKSHMRLHTGDKPYECEQCHRKFRQWSDLKYHIVSIHSDVKNYTCEFCGKSFSRKYSLVIHRRIHTSERNYKCEFCPKSFRASSYLQNHRKIHTGEKPYTCETCGKKFRVGGDLRRHFKTHERKAQTDLKNTNSNPNVEVPVTVQSKNPNVNKLNEMVDDIKNDVLLKIEYQKESKDDLLFLDKMASKINHLFKTEEDFVNEDLGNSDLSFAT; encoded by the exons atggAGGAACACATCAATCCCACGATTcttgataattttgaaaacaattgcgAAAGT atgGATATCAAGAGAACAAACCAACAAGGGGTTCTGAGGGGTGTTGTCGATAGTGGGAATCTACAATTCATGAACATCCATAGCCGAGATCAAGAATTCATAGACCAT ACTCTCCTTGGGCCGGAGTATATTGGCAATACCATATCAAATAGTTTCATGATTGACCTGATGGACGAGGAACAGCATGATCCTTCTGTCCAGGCATCTGCTGACTGTCCAATAGCATCCTTGGGCTCGAATGAAGCGTTTCCCTCTGAAGCACAACTGCATACAATACTCCAATTTGTCAATAGACAGGGTCACGTCAGGAATCAACCAGGCATAAATATCGTG GAGAGTTCAAATGATCATCTTATTCATCACAGCGACAAAGACATCATTGAGTCTGAGTTCCTGGCAATACATGGCAACTTGTTGAATGATCagaatttcaaactattttgtaGCCAGCAAATCATCCCAATCCAAGAAGGTCTGGGCTCGGATTTAAATGTGCCTCCACTCCAAAGTCTGCCAGCAACATCATCACTTCCCACAACAACTACATGGCTTAAAAAAGAGACCTACAAAGATCCCCCCCAAGAGACACCTGATTTGATGGGTGGACCGTTGGGGGCGACAGCCAAGAAAGTTCTTCCACACAAGAAACGAATTTCcaagaagttaaaaaatctCGATAAAGATGAggttgccaattttgacatggCTATTAGCCCAGAAAGTCCTCCTCGGATAAATCGATTTGTG GTATCCAATGGGTCACATTATGAATGCGAGTTATGCGGGGCTGTTTCTGAAACGCAAGTACAATTCTTCTCCCACCTAAAAGGTCACTACGAACCTAGCAGCATTGTAAAAGAGACTGAGTGCCCAATGCAGAGAATCCCAACCACTTCCATTATTGCCGTTGTGGACGAACCAGTACTCAAAGAAACT GAATCACCATCAACTGCTGTTGTCCAGGATCATCAGGTCTTCAATGAAGTTGAGCTGAACTTTGATAATTTCAACGAAGTAGTCGAGCTAACTGCCCAAGAGCATCACCATCAGCAACACCACGAAAACGCTCCCAGTTCAACTGATATGAAAATTCTAGACTCAAATTCCATCGAAGAGTGCATGGAGTATGTTGTGCAAGCACAAGAACCTACACAAGTTGTGTGTAATGTTCACGAAGAGGTTGAATTCAGCGATACTGAGGACATGTTGGAGGGCATCCGGGGTGTCGTGGATAAGGTTTCGATTGATGATACTTCCAACGATCTTGACATGCATCCAAGGGACATTTCCAAAGAATCTTGGTTCACAAATAATGCATTCAATGGCATTCCGTTCAAAGAAGAAATTATCACCAATGAGGACTTTGAAAGACGTACGGATCTCATGCAAATGGCAACAACCCACGAAACCGCAGACGATCATAAGACGCCTATTAACTCCCCTTCTGAATTTAAAGATGAAGATTTCAATGACAATACTCATGAAGGTGGAAGCTCTGAGCTAAATGATTCCATAAATGTTCAGGAAAATGCAAATGTTAAGCGCAGAGGTCGCCCTCGAAGTACTGCTGTAAAGAAGCCTCCCAAAGTCCCACACaccgacgatgacgatgaaagCTCACAAGAGTTCCCAGACAACAATAAACGACGGTATATCTGCACAAAGTGCAATCGAGAATTCAACTCCTGCAATGCCCTGAAGTATCACAATCTATCACACACCGGGGAACGGCCTCACCAGTGTGAAGTCTGTGGAAAGTCATTCTACGCGCAAAGTGCCCTAAAATCACACATGCGATTGCACACTGGCGACAAGCCGTACGAATGCGAACAGTGCCATCGTAAATTTAGGCAGTGGAGCGATTTGAAATACCACATCGTCTCTATTCATTCCGATGTCAAGAATTACACCTGTGAGTTCTGCGGCAAGTCCTTCTCGCGGAAATATTCGCTGGTCATACACCGACGGATCCATACGAGTGAACGGAATTACAAGTGCGAGTTCTGTCCGAAGTCGTTCCGGGCAAGTTCATACTTGCAGAATCATCGTAAAATTCACACcg GTGAAAAACCATACACATGCGAAACGTGTGGCAAAAAGTTTCGAGTGGGTGGGGACTTACGAAGGCATTTCAAGACCCATGAGCGTAAAGCACaaactgatttaaaaaacacaaactcaAACCCTAACGTCGAAGTGCCTGTGACTGTGCAATCAAAAAATCctaat gtaaacaaattaaatgaaatggtCGACGATATCAAAAATGATGTTCTCTTGAAAATAGAGTACCAAAAGGAGAGTAAAGATGACTTGTTATTTCTGGATAAGATGGCAAGCAAAATAAATCATCTATTTAAGACTgaagaagattttgtaaatgAAGATTTAGGGAACTCAGACCTCTCGTTTGCaacttag